The following proteins are encoded in a genomic region of Glycine max cultivar Williams 82 chromosome 18, Glycine_max_v4.0, whole genome shotgun sequence:
- the LOC100790017 gene encoding CASP-like protein 4D1 yields MDNTTTTHSTSSTYSITLLLLRVLTFIFLVMALIFISINKLTFDEIDAEIKFHDVYAYRYMLSTIVIGFAYNLLQMGFSIFTVVSGKRVLSSNGGYLFDFFGDKIIAYLLISGSAAGLGFTVELLQHIPSDSFTQKANVSASLLLVGFLFTAIASIFTSFALPKKDIN; encoded by the exons ATGGATAACACTACTACCACCCACTCAACAAGTTCCACCTATTCAATTACTCTCCTCCTTTTGAGGGTCTTAACCTTTATCTTCCTTGTTATGGCGCTCATTTTCATTTCTATAAACAAGCTAACATTTGATGAAATTGATGCAGAAATCAAGTTTCATGATGTCTATGCTTATCG ATATATGCTCTCTACGATAGTCATTGGGTTTGCGTATAACCTcttgcaaatgggcttttcaatcTTCACAGTGGTCTCAGGAAAGCGTGTATTAAGCAGTAATGGTGGTTATCTATTTGATTTCTTTGGTGACAAG ATCATAGCATACCTTCTGATTTCCGGTTCAGCTGCTGGACTTGGTTTCACCGTAGAGCTGCTGCAACATATTCCCTCAGATTCCTTCACTCAAAAGGCAAATGTTTCGGCCAGCCTTCTTCTAGTTGGGTTTTTGTTCACTGCCATAGCATCAATTTTCACTTCCTTTGCTTTGCCAAAGAAAGATATTAATTAA
- the LOC100527589 gene encoding CASP-like protein 4D1-like — protein MVNTPPSSSTVSRTVLLLLRVLIFVFLLIALILIAIVKQTDDETGAEIKFNDIYAYRYMISTIIIGFAYNLLQMAFSMFTVVSGNRVLSGDGGYLFDFFGDKIISYLLISGSAAGFGVTVELGRGVPSNSFIEKANASASLLLIGFLLTAIASTFTSFALPKKAN, from the exons ATGGTTAATACCCCGCCCTCCAGTTCCACAGTTTCAAGAACTGTCCTTCTCCTTTTGAGGGTCTTAATCTTTGTCTTCCTTCTCATTGCTCTCATTCTCATTGCCATAGTCAAGCAAACTGATGACGAAACAGGTGCCGAAATCAAGTTCAATGATATCTATGCTTATCG ATATATGATATCTACAATAATAATCGGGTTTGCGTATAATCTGCTGCAAATGGCTTTCTCAATGTTCACTGTGGTCTCAGGAAACCGTGTATTAAGCGGTGATGGTGGCTATCTATTTGATTTCTTCGGTGACAAG ATCATATCAtaccttttgatttccggttcAGCTGCTGGATTTGGTGTGACCGTAGAGCTTGGTAGAGGTGTACCCTCAAACTCCTTTATTGAGAAGGCAAATGCTTCAGCCAGCCTTCTACTAATTGGATTTTTACTCACTGCCATAGCATCAACTTTCACTTCCTTTGCTTTGCCAAAGAAagctaattaa
- the LOC100526889 gene encoding Acyl-CoA N-acyltransferases (NAT) superfamily protein — translation MVMAIDLSRISVRPFKASEDVDDVLLWLGDARVTQNTRLKTCGSRSEALTFLKDECVHPLRRSICLDDRSIGIVWVLPYSGDERYKADLGYALGFNCWGNGIATKAVKIVLSQVFHDFPHLRRLQAYTYLRHKASQRVLEKVGFHREGIATDLYFPGKSDDCYIFRFLSTDEIPSVIV, via the coding sequence ATGGTCATGGCAATTGATCTGTCAAGGATCTCTGTCCGGCCATTCAAGGCAAGTGAAGATGTTGACGATGTATTGTTATGGTTGGGAGATGCTAGAGTGACTCAGAACACACGATTAAAGACCTGTGGGTCCAGGTCAGAGGCTTTGACATTCCTGAAAGATGAGTGTGTTCACCCCTTACGCCGGTCAATATGCCTTGATGATCGTTCCATAGGGATTGTTTGGGTGCTTCCTTATTCGGGTGATGAAAGGTACAAAGCTGACTTGGGATATGCCTTAGGGTTCAACTGTTGGGGCAATGGGATAGCCACTAAGGCAGTGAAGATTGTTTTGTCCCAAGTCTTCCATGATTTCCCTCACTTGAGAAGGTTGCAAGCTTATACTTATTTGCGCCACAAGGCTTCCCAGAGGGTGTTGGAGAAGGTTGGGTTCCATAGGGAGGGGATAGCCACAGATTTGTACTTTCCGGGGAAGAGTGATGATTgctatatttttagatttttgtcAACAGATGAAATTCCTTCTGTGATTGTTTAA
- the LOC100802362 gene encoding CASP-like protein 4D1, whose protein sequence is MVNTPPSSSTVSRTVLLLLRVLIFVFLLIALILIAIVKQTDDETGAEIKFNDIYAYRYMISTIIIGFAYNLLQMAFSMFTVVSGNRVLSGDGGYLFDFFGDKIISYLLISGSAAGFGVTVELGRGVPSNSFIEKANASASLLLIGFLLTAIASTFTSFALPKKAN, encoded by the exons ATGGTTAATACCCCGCCCTCCAGTTCCACAGTTTCAAGAACTGTCCTTCTCCTTTTGAGGGTCTTAATCTTTGTCTTCCTTCTCATTGCTCTCATTCTCATTGCCATAGTCAAGCAAACTGATGATGAAACAGGTGCCGAAATCAAGTTCAATGATATCTATGCTTATCG ATATATGATATCTACAATAATAATCGGGTTTGCGTATAATCTGCTGCAAATGGCTTTCTCAATGTTCACTGTGGTCTCAGGAAACCGTGTATTAAGCGGTGATGGTGGCTATCTATTTGATTTCTTCGGTGACAAG ATCATATCAtaccttttgatttccggttcAGCTGCTGGATTTGGTGTGACCGTAGAGCTTGGTAGAGGTGTACCCTCAAACTCCTTCATTGAGAAGGCAAATGCTTCAGCCAGCCTTCTACTAATTGGATTTTTACTCACTGCCATAGCATCAACTTTCACTTCCTTTGCTTTGCCAAAGAAAgctaattaa
- the LOC100802886 gene encoding putative [ribosomal protein S5]-alanine N-acetyltransferase: protein MVMAIDLSRISVRPFKASEEADDVLLWLGDARVTQYTRLETCGSRSEALTFLKDECVYPLRRSICLDDRSIGIVWVLPYSGDERYKADLGYALGVNYWGNGIATKALKIVLSQVFHDFPHLRRLQAYTYLDNKASQRVLEKVGFHREGIIRDLYFKGKSDDFYIFRFLSTDEIPSLIA from the coding sequence ATGGTCATGGCAATTGATCTATCAAGGATCTCTGTCCGGCCATTCAAAGCAAGTGAAGAAGCTGACGATGTATTGTTATGGTTGGGAGATGCAAGGGTGACTCAGTACACACGATTAGAGACATGTGGGTCCAGGTCAGAAGCTTTGACATTCCTGAAAGATGAGTGTGTTTACCCCTTACGCCGGTCAATATGCCTTGATGATCGTTCCATAGGGATTGTTTGGGTGCTTCCTTATTCGGGTGATGAAAGGTACAAAGCTGACTTGGGATATGCCTTAGGGGTCAACTATTGGGGCAATGGGATAGCCACTAAGGCACTGAAGATTGTTTTGTCCCAAGTCTTCCACGATTTCCCTCACTTGAGAAGGTTGCAAGCTTATACTTATTTGGACAACAAGGCTTCCCAGAGGGTGTTGGAGAAGGTTGGGTTCCATAGGGAGGGGATAATCAGAGATTTGTACTTTAAGGGGAAGAGTGatgatttctatatttttagatttttgtcAACAGATGAAATTCCTTCTTTGATTGCTTAA
- the LOC100803416 gene encoding transcription initiation factor TFIID subunit 6 isoform X2, which produces MTMYFSSRPSYKCSPLLISAPSDVKKHEQKDDNLPVDIKLPVKHVLSRELQLYFDKVAELTLSESESVLFKEALVSLATDSGLHPLVPYFTCFIADEVSRGLNNYPLLFALMRVVSSLLQNPHIHIEPYLHQLMPSVVTCLVAKRLGSRLADNHWELRDSTANLVASICKRFGHVYSNLQSRLTKTLLNAFLDPKKALTQHYGAIQGLGALGPNVVRLLLLPNLETYMRLLEPEMLLEMQKNEMKRHEAWLVYGALLRAAGQCIYDRLKIFPTFPSPPLHAVWKTNAKVLTSTHQCCDYLIKFAVGPIETFACLFCGFVKPKYQLSALYFSMICLYMIDY; this is translated from the exons ATGACCATGTACTTTAGCTCGCGCCCCAGCTATAAATGTTCTCCTCTGT TAATTTCAGCTCCTTCTGATGTCAAAAAACATGAGCAGAAAGATGATAACCTTCCAGTTGACATCAAATTGCCTGTTAAGCATGTATTATCCAGAGAGCTTCAg CTGTATTTTGACAAAGTGGCCGAGCTTACTTTGAGTGAGTCTGAATCAGTTCTCTTTAAAGAGGCATTAGTAAGTTTGGCTACTGATTCAGGACTTCATCCACTAGTTCCTTATTTCACATGCTTTATAGCTGATGAG GTTTCCCGTGGTTTGAATAATTATCCTCTTCTATTTGCCTTGATGCGAGTTGTTAGTAGCCTTCTGCAAAACCCTCACATCCATATTGAACCATAT CTACACCAGTTGATGCCATCTGTTGTGACCTGCCTTGTTGCTAAAAGGTTGGGCAGTAGGTTGGCAGACAACCACTGGGAACTTAGAGACTCTACGGCTAATCTGGTTGCCTCAATATGCAAAAG GTTTGGACATGTTTACAGTAATCTCCAGTCTCGGTTGACAAAAACATTGCTGAATGCATTCTTGGATCCCAAGAAGGCATTGACGCAACACTATGGTGCAATTCAGGGGTTAGGAGCACTGGGTCCCAACGTG GTTCGCCTTCTTTTGCTGCCGAACCTTGAAACATATATGCGACTTCTTGAACCAGAGATGCTTCTTGAGATgcagaaaaatgaaatgaaaaggcATGAAGCTTGGCTGGTTTATGGAGCCTTGCTG CGTGCTGCAGGTCAGTGTATATATGATCGACTAAAGATTTTCCCAACTTTTCCATCTCCTCCCCTTCATGCTGTCTGGAAGACCAATGCAAAAGTTCTTACTTCAACTC ATCAGTGTTGTGATTATTTAATAAAGTTTGCAGTTGGTCCAATTGAGACGTTCGCATGTCTGTTCTGTGGTTTTGTCAAACCAAAGTATCAATTATCAGCTTTGTACTTCTCCATGATTTGTTTGTACATGATTGATTATTAA
- the LOC100803416 gene encoding transcription initiation factor TFIID subunit 6 isoform X1, with the protein MTMYFSSRPSYKCSPLLISAPSDVKKHEQKDDNLPVDIKLPVKHVLSRELQLYFDKVAELTLSESESVLFKEALVSLATDSGLHPLVPYFTCFIADEVSRGLNNYPLLFALMRVVSSLLQNPHIHIEPYLHQLMPSVVTCLVAKRLGSRLADNHWELRDSTANLVASICKRFGHVYSNLQSRLTKTLLNAFLDPKKALTQHYGAIQGLGALGPNVVRLLLLPNLETYMRLLEPEMLLEMQKNEMKRHEAWLVYGALLRAAGQCIYDRLKIFPTFPSPPLHAVWKTNAKVLTSTHKRKASPEQLEQQPPLKKAATDGEIGVDLMNHEQEEAGTQASSADSIIGSSSSNTQMKNETTLDGEVRSNGGDTQALKTSAALTQVWKDELNSGRTLVSLFELFGEGILSFIQAPEMYMFL; encoded by the exons ATGACCATGTACTTTAGCTCGCGCCCCAGCTATAAATGTTCTCCTCTGT TAATTTCAGCTCCTTCTGATGTCAAAAAACATGAGCAGAAAGATGATAACCTTCCAGTTGACATCAAATTGCCTGTTAAGCATGTATTATCCAGAGAGCTTCAg CTGTATTTTGACAAAGTGGCCGAGCTTACTTTGAGTGAGTCTGAATCAGTTCTCTTTAAAGAGGCATTAGTAAGTTTGGCTACTGATTCAGGACTTCATCCACTAGTTCCTTATTTCACATGCTTTATAGCTGATGAG GTTTCCCGTGGTTTGAATAATTATCCTCTTCTATTTGCCTTGATGCGAGTTGTTAGTAGCCTTCTGCAAAACCCTCACATCCATATTGAACCATAT CTACACCAGTTGATGCCATCTGTTGTGACCTGCCTTGTTGCTAAAAGGTTGGGCAGTAGGTTGGCAGACAACCACTGGGAACTTAGAGACTCTACGGCTAATCTGGTTGCCTCAATATGCAAAAG GTTTGGACATGTTTACAGTAATCTCCAGTCTCGGTTGACAAAAACATTGCTGAATGCATTCTTGGATCCCAAGAAGGCATTGACGCAACACTATGGTGCAATTCAGGGGTTAGGAGCACTGGGTCCCAACGTG GTTCGCCTTCTTTTGCTGCCGAACCTTGAAACATATATGCGACTTCTTGAACCAGAGATGCTTCTTGAGATgcagaaaaatgaaatgaaaaggcATGAAGCTTGGCTGGTTTATGGAGCCTTGCTG CGTGCTGCAGGTCAGTGTATATATGATCGACTAAAGATTTTCCCAACTTTTCCATCTCCTCCCCTTCATGCTGTCTGGAAGACCAATGCAAAAGTTCTTACTTCAACTC ATAAACGCAAGGCAAGCCCTGAGCAATTGGAACAGCAGCCACCTTTGAAAAAAGCTGCTACGGATGGTGAGATTGGTGTGGACCTAATGAATCACGAGCAAGAGGAGGCAGGGACTCAAGCTTCTTCAGCCGATTCAATAATTGGCTCATCATCATCTAACACACAGATGAAAAATGAGACTACTTTAGATGGAGAAGTTAGAAGTAACGGGGGTGATACTCAGGCATTGAAGACATCTGCTGCTCTCACCCAGGTTTGGAAGGACGAGCTTAACTCAGGACGTACCCTGGTATCACTGTTTGAGTTGTTTGGTGAAGGAATTCTCTCCTTCATTCAGGCTCCTGAGATGTATATGTTCTTGTAA
- the LOC100500379 gene encoding calcium-binding EF-hand protein has product MSVEILDGATIVNFLQDEEAFSASVLNRFAYLDTDNDGLLSYAEMLKELQSLRVLETHFGIDVEPDPDELARVYESLFVQFDHNLNGTIDLDEFKKETKQMMLAMANGLGFLPVQMVLEEDSILKKAVEREFPKVAS; this is encoded by the coding sequence ATGAGTGTAGAAATTTTGGATGGTGCCACCATTGTCAACTTCCTTCAGGATGAAGAAGCATTCAGTGCCTCAGTTCTTAACCGGTTCGCCTACCTTGACACAGACAATGATGGCCTTCTCTCGTATGCGGAGATGTTGAAGGAGCTCCAAAGCTTGAGGGTGTTGGAAACGCACTTTGGTATTGATGTGGAGCCAGACCCAGATGAGCTTGCTCGTGTTTATGAATCCTTGTTCGTACAATTCGATCACAACTTGAATGGCACCATTGATCTCGACGAATTCAAGAAGGAAACGAAGCAGATGATGCTTGCCATGGCAAATGGATTgggcttcttgccggttcagATGGTCTTGGAAGAAGACAGCATCCTCAAAAAAGCTGTTGAAAGGGAGTTCCCAAAAGTGGCTTCTTAA
- the LOC100791068 gene encoding uncharacterized protein: MSVEILDGATIVNFLQDEEAFSVSVLNRFSHLDTDNDGLLSYAEMLKELQSLRVLETHFGIDVEPDPDELARVYESLFVQFDHNLNGTIDLDEFKKETKQMMLAMADGLGFLPVQMVLEEDSILKKAVERESNKVAA; encoded by the coding sequence ATGAGTGTAGAAATTTTGGATGGTGCCACCATTGTCAACTTCCTTCAGGATGAAGAAGCATTCAGTGTCTCAGTTCTTAACCGGTTCTCTCACCTTGACACAGACAATGATGGTCTTCTCTCGTATGCAGAGATGTTGAAGGAGCTCCAAAGCCTGAGGGTGTTGGAAACGCACTTCGGTATTGATGTGGAGCCAGACCCAGATGAGCTTGCTCGTGTTTATGAATCCTTGTTCGTACAATTCGATCACAACTTGAATGGCACAATTGATCTCGACGAATTCAAGAAGGAAACGAAGCAGATGATGCTTGCCATGGCAGATGGATTGGGTTTCTTGCCGGTTCAGATGGTCTTGGAAGAAGACAGCATCCTTAAAAAAGCTGTTGAAAGAGAGTCCAATAAAGTGGCTGCTTAA
- the LOC100803953 gene encoding serine decarboxylase has translation MYSSSSFLRNGVVQNGTKNGERKIVLGRNIHTTCLEVTEPDIDDEVTGEREAYMAGIFSIFPSTTWGIPSLKAIMVSTLGSLRMYRMECVKINTLWSGEIDCDGFEAKLLCHKDKPAIVNVNIGTTVKGAMDDLDLVIKKLEEAGFSRDRIMRYIRSEESSTGDVVEHIILD, from the exons ATGTATAGCAGTTCGAGCTTTTTG CGAAATGGGGTTGTTCAGAATGGTACAAAAAATGGAGAAAGAAAGATAGTGCTTGGAAGAAATATTCACACCACGTGCCTTGAAGTCACTGAGCCTGATATAGATGATGAGGTTACTGGGGAAAGGGAAGCTTATATGGCAGGCAT CTTTAGCATTTTCCCATCAACAACCTGGGGGATCCCTTCATTGAAAGCAATTATGGTGTCCACTCTAGGCAGTTTGAG AATGTACAGAATGGAATGTGTGAAGATTAACACTCTTTGGTCTGGTGAGATTGATTGTGATGGTTTTGAGGCCAAGCTTCTTTGTCACAAGGACAAGCCAGCAATTGTGAATGTGAACATAG GTACAACTGTGAAGGGAGCAATGGATGACCTTGATCTGGTAATAAAGAAACTAGAAGAGGCAGGATTTTCACGAGACAG GATTATGAGGTACATTCGAAGTGAGGAAAGCTCTACTGGTGATGTAGTTGAGCACATCATACTTGATTAG